A window from Dehalococcoidia bacterium encodes these proteins:
- a CDS encoding tyrosine-type recombinase/integrase — protein sequence MGKRITLDSGTARVVGKTPNGEGTVTKRNTKAGVRWQMAIYDGDGKRRYSYFKSEREARAALKTAQQAKDAGQPVKPERHTMAELFDAWLTSLWAQVDRGERSYGTWRQYDSHVRRHLKPAFGGIDCRRLTVQQVEDFLTGVPLSPKTRASLRIALRRALNVARRWGWVDRNIVSDTEPITVPQQHPPALSIAAAKRLADALRGDPLWSVYVTALFTGLRAGELAGLAIEHLNLDAGTARICQQVQRIPGSGLVITEPKSRASATTIELLPDVVAVLRGVIGERRSGLVWVTKSGKPYDPVYFTHRFQAALRAAGLPVIHLHHLRHYFVSFLPQLDVHPAVAQKLARHASVSTTMSIYTSVEDGLKRQAMSKLDAALRGLTPTVDVSVDVPPAGLRALSQAQA from the coding sequence ATGGGGAAACGGATCACGCTGGATAGCGGTACCGCACGGGTCGTCGGGAAGACCCCCAACGGCGAGGGGACCGTCACGAAGCGAAACACGAAGGCCGGCGTGCGCTGGCAGATGGCGATCTACGACGGCGACGGCAAACGCCGCTACAGCTACTTCAAGTCCGAACGGGAGGCGCGGGCGGCGCTCAAGACCGCGCAGCAGGCGAAGGACGCGGGCCAGCCGGTGAAGCCGGAACGGCACACGATGGCCGAGCTGTTCGACGCCTGGCTGACGAGCCTCTGGGCGCAGGTGGACCGCGGCGAGCGGTCGTACGGCACCTGGCGGCAGTACGACAGCCACGTACGCCGACACCTGAAACCGGCCTTCGGCGGAATCGACTGCCGAAGGCTCACGGTGCAGCAGGTCGAGGACTTCCTGACCGGCGTGCCGCTTTCGCCGAAGACTCGCGCCAGCCTGCGCATCGCCCTGCGGCGGGCACTGAACGTGGCCCGGCGTTGGGGCTGGGTGGATCGCAACATCGTGTCGGACACCGAGCCGATCACCGTGCCGCAGCAGCATCCCCCGGCGCTCAGCATCGCGGCGGCCAAACGACTGGCGGACGCGCTGCGCGGCGATCCCCTGTGGTCCGTCTACGTGACCGCGCTCTTCACCGGGCTGCGGGCCGGGGAGCTGGCCGGCCTTGCCATCGAGCACCTGAACCTCGATGCCGGCACGGCGCGCATCTGTCAGCAGGTGCAGCGCATCCCCGGCAGCGGGCTGGTGATCACGGAGCCGAAGTCGCGGGCCAGCGCCACCACGATCGAGCTGCTGCCCGACGTGGTGGCCGTGCTGCGCGGGGTGATCGGCGAGCGTCGCAGCGGTCTGGTCTGGGTGACGAAGAGCGGGAAGCCGTACGACCCGGTGTACTTCACCCACCGCTTCCAGGCCGCGCTGCGGGCCGCCGGTCTGCCGGTGATCCACCTGCATCACTTGAGGCACTACTTCGTCTCCTTCCTGCCGCAACTTGACGTGCATCCGGCCGTCGCGCAAAAATTGGCACGACACGCCAGCGTGAGTACGACGATGAGCATCTACACCAGCGTGGAAGACGGCCTCAAGCGGCAGGCGATGAGCAAGCTCGACGCCGCGCTGCGCGGGCTGACGCCCACGGTTGATGTGTCGGTTGATGTACCGCCGGCTGGATTGCGAGCGTTGTCACAAGCGCAGGCGTGA